The segment CTTTTATCGTCTTCTTcggaattttcaaaaaaaaaggtttttttgccattttagGCTCTAATTTGATCGGCCTTCCACTTCTATGGCGATCACTGATGTCTTCGCCATTGTTGACCTTAACCCTGACCCCCAACGATGGATCTTACAACATTATTGCTCTTATAAATATATCCGAATGGCTAAATCTGGTGGAAACTAAAAGACCACTTTTTGCTTTCTTTTGCtccatttttgttgatatttatcCTGGAGACTTGGTAAATAAGGTATTTAAAAGGTAAACaatcagatgatttttttttttgtaacgcaacttttaaataagattaaCCAAAATCTCTCAAAACACAATTGGAGTAATGTTAAAGAACTTTTTGACGTTTCGGTATGAAATGTCTGTTTTCGGCCAAATAAAATTTGGTCAAAATATCCGTTTCGCAAATTgttctttagaaaaaatgttttcgcCCAATAGCCCGCACATTAGCAATAAATGGTaagtatgaaaagaaaaataccaaTAACTCAATCCAAGGATACATACGTAGATTAAAAATTGGCCATAAAATGCTGATGATGTAACGATGTTCTTATCAAGCCACCACCTTGTTCTTATTTCTAGATATTCCAGAACCTCTCTagagctattttttaaataatcgtaGCATTCGAATTTTTGTAGGATGTTATCTAGtttcttttgaataattgtCATGTTCCTAATTCATATAGTTGCTGAATTGCACAAACAAAAAgactttaaacttatttatcattcagctaattaagaatttttctattattattttgtaaaaaaaaaatttaatacgaacaaatttattcaacatttcttttttaaatgaatgattattacagcaatctatatattttctttaaattttattataaaaaatatctaaataaaacacaagtaatatttatatatatgaatataaattatgtctcgtttttttttttttaaagtatgagaAAAAAAGATGAGCCACAATAAAATGGTCGGAAGGAGGGCATCTAAAACAAGAACTACAAAAAAACCAGAAATGTAAAGTGTAAGGAGTATATAAGCAATGAAGAATTATTACTGACCATCACTTGAATTAGAGAAGTCTAATAAATCTATTCAAATAAGGATGAAGTCTTTCCaaggaattatatatttaacatttatggGAGCTTGTTTTGGTGATAAGCTCTCAGCATATGGAGGATTTCCCTCTGAACCATTGAATCAATATTCATCTGGTGGCCTTGTGGGAGCTGGCTCTTCTTTCCTTCCTTTAGCTACTAGTCCCGTCATTGTTGATCCTATTGCTGCCCTTGAAGCGGCACTTCCTGGAATCCCCGGAGAAGACTACCCCATCTTAGCTGAAGTACCCGAGACTTCTTTCTCTTGTGAAGGACAAGTTGAAGGAGGTAAAGCAgagcaaatattaaaaaatagaaatacaggacataaaataatactattttcagGATACTATGCCGACCCTGACACCGAATGTCAAGCATTCCACGTCTGTGCTGCTGATGGAGAAGGTGGACTAGCCAAATACTCTTTCCTTTGCGGAAATGGTACCATTTTCAACCAAGAAGCTTTTATCTGTGATTGGTGGTTCAACTTTGACTGCTCTCAAGCTACTGCCTTGTACTCCAAAAATGAGGAAATTGCTGCTGAAAGATCTGCTGCTTCTGGTGCAGCTGGTGGATTAATTGGATCAGGCTCAGCTCCTAACAGTTATGGTGCTCCAGCTCCATCAGGCACTGGATACCCTGCTCCAGGACCTGGACCTGCTCCATCTGCTTATGGTTCCCCTGCTCCTTCTCCTAGACCTGCCCCTAGACCAGGTCCCGCTCCATCCGGTTATGGGTCCCCTGCTCCTGCTCCAAGACCTGCACCTGGACTTGCTCCATCATCTTATGGTTCCCCTGCTCCAAGACCAGCGCCAAGACCCGCCCCTAGACCAGCTTCTGCTCCAAGACCATCACCTGTTCCATCTGTTTATGGATCTCCTGCGGCAAGACCAGCACCTGCACCATTTGCTTATGGATCTCCAGCTAGAATTCCTTCTCCCATTCCTGTTCCTCAACAACCATTTTACCTTTCTTAAAAAGTCGATCTTTTGAAGGAatgtttttcattcaatatctaaatgtgtatatttataaatttgtaatcttTTGAAAAGGTtctgtgaataaaaaaaataataaacataaaattctaataatatatatgtcattAATGTTTCatctgattttaaaaaaaaagaaaatacgtgTGAGGGATCGTAcgttttaatttctttatattaagtCAAATACTTAAcagttatataaaaagaaattatcaaatCTGAATTTTCAGAAATGCTGTATGattcaaattatacaattttgtttggCTTTTTTAAGATCTTTCCATTTATAAATACTGTTTTAACACTGCAATATGGTGGCTGTGgcttaacttttatttttaaggagacTAAATATCAGTGAAGATTATCACAGGGTTTCAATTTATGGAATTATCTTTCTTACAGTTGTTAGGATCCCAAATTATCACTGGCATATGACTAATTGCCACGAATAAACTAAGTGCTtcgaatttataattatcaaagtcCAGAGACCTGGAATCATCACACAGTATTTATATTCTCACATGAGGGgaatattataagtaataattgtttgaaaaaaagagttaaccacatttttttcttcatttcattcAAGAGGAAAACAAGCTTAGCGACATTTGTGATCAGTCAATGTGTCTAGAGTTCCATGAGATATAAGCACAAAAGATTACTAGATAGTAACTCCCTAGGCACAAGGAACTACTGGTCCAGGGCCTATAACAAAACTACGTTGTGACCAATCTAGCTACAACGTCAGTTGAAGAAATGCTTTGcccttttttttcgaaattttctTGCGGCTATATCCCTATTCTTTTTATCAATTGCCCGTTTTCATTGGGGAAGTATGaatatctaatattaaaatattattgaaagagAACCCAGGAATGAATCTTTCATAAGTACAGTGTGCTAGTTAAAGAgtggactttttgataacaaacaaacagagtaAACTTTTGCAATAACGAAAGGATTACAACATTGAGGCTTTATCACAGACTTCTTTATTGGtcaatctttatatttttcaaatgatttcctttggctCGTAGCATTACCTCCAAGCTAGGCCTAAGGGCGCTTCAGAATTTCTTGATGAAGGCATTTACCATGGCAGCAAACTGCTCTTCGTTAGAGGGTTGATGGCATCCAAATTTCGTTATGGGGTAGGACAGACTCAATTCTCGCCTACGCCTCAAATAGCATAGTACATAtcgattttagtaaaattttgtaAGAAGGTTATTTATGTCCACAGTACATTCCTAGGACTGGTACGGTATGgggttatatttcaaattttggtttGGTACGTTTTTGCCCTCGGTGCAGTacgtatatataataacatattaaataacttgatatgattaaaaaaaactttgatccTTTACTAagctttatatattattaataacatataccgggccgtgcagaattatttacctatttttgttcagaacatattgcggacaataatgacatttcgaatgacttgagaaacaatttattcatacatttttagaataataaaatagtttgtgatcaaatttaatcaatgtagccaccatttgactcaatgacactggtcaggcgacgtctgaagctgccacagacttgctggatgtaatcggcggcCATGGAGGCctaggccttgttgacagcagcctttaaggcatttatgttcttgtgtcattttttggaggccttggtctccacgtgcgcctagatagagaagtctagtgggttcagatctgggctctgagggggtcagtagtccttggccaaaagttcatgttgtccttgagctactcctgagctttcttgaaagcgtgggcgggtgctccttcttgttgaaaaccccaaggagagtttccgactatggatttgatccacggaaggaccttggacgccagaatcttcacataatcctccgctgttaatctgagccagtggggaactaTACCGGCTTCAtagccttcccgttggatctccaaacatctccaaagctcacaacacggtcattttacctcttgaaaacaggatcgaccgtaaaagttttctcatctgaaaaaatgatgatacgtcgagatgagctcttgatatcattcaagattttcttggcacgctcaagtctgacttgtcgctgacgttcagttagcagagggcgatCAGTACAGACTTTCCTCCAGcacttttcaatgcccttgaaaaaGTTGATCTcaacgttcccatctttctggccatgtcggcaatgtaCCTgctgggagtcctcttgaacactgcctttacttgccttgttgagacagtgggcttcctgccagccccagggcaatgcttgagatcaccccgatcctccaagcgcttggaaacgctgtaaattgtcttcaacgaggccccaacctgttcttttatgttgttatgaggcactcccgcttggaggagggctgcaatttcgatcctctttgtttgctgattggacatggtcccACGTGtagaagttgttacgctctcacaggaaggatttttgtttatttcaacagtaaaaatacgaaacaatcagattggttgccacaaaacctcttaaaaagtatatttacatcatcggtaaataattttgccgGGCAcggtatataatatttttataaatataaatataataatatgtatttgttcaaaaaaattcattcaagcATTATCAACTAACAAATACATAGTTATTGATAGCAAATTTAATATGGAGTAGAATACATCTCCCTCTATTACTTATAACTCTGCAGTTTGGGACCACTTTGAATTTCCTTATAAATATGGCAAAATTGGGAAAAGGAGTAGATAATAGTATAACTATCAATAAGTATTGTTCCACAGGAATCGTTTATGCCAGTGGAAGTAAATTAAACATGTAAACTTTTTTGCAAAGACCAAACTAGCCAATTTTCGATATTTGCAGCATTTACACAAtaacaaaacttgaaaaactccattgattatttaaaaaaacaaaacattttactattataccgtACCGAACCGCGTACTGTAAAGGGTGTATCAAGATCAAACAACacgtattttcttcttctttttttaaacaggacAACGAACAAAgttagaaattattttgttgaaactttGTGAGAACTTTATATgggtattatataaaaatttggagaTGAGAAAACAGTTTGCAAGAAAGATACCGGTTTTTCTCACAATCGAGCAAAAACAGTGTGATGAAGAAATTACTGTTTAGTTAAGTTTCATAGCAAAacctctgaatttttgaaatttgagagaaaattcaattatttttaagtttctatTTTCTGTATGTTGTCTTTGTTGGGTTGGATACTTCTGGTGACGCCCttgcatgtaaaaaaaagatgtaagtAGGGATGTGCCAGTCTTCATTTATTTGGTCAAGTCTAGTTCAGTATTTAtaccggtcctatcagtcctcagtcctaaataaggactgtcaTAATAGTAGATGTAATTATGTTGGTATCTAACgaatggtccattgaaatctgaacaattcaaccgtatataatttattaattaacaatagaatttcaacatgattaatactataaatagatgtgtgtcagaattctctttatcattaaagtacccgcccttagcggcaattatgACTTCCAGGAGGCAGCAGAAGGCATGACACCTACTacagatgtagtcttctgtcatggtgtaccagtgctggttgacagtggatttgagggGCTGGGTGTtgggatgacagacactgcaggccttcccctcaacatgctTCCAAAATGTCTAGTCGAGGTGGTTGTTTTCAGTGATGTAGGGCggccaaaaatatcaaaaaaagtgcTAAAAGAACTCAAAGACTCGTTCagaagagttttgcaacggagaagatggttttctttcattcctgGTGTCATAGTTGACCTCTTCCCCTCACAAGGCTttttccaaccacttttttgatagttctctggacagtctggtgagAACcactgagatctcttgcatgggcacTCCATGGACTTGAGGAGCTCGGGCACTtttctgggtccagtttggcctttttggcaAACCCTTTCTTCCTATACAACGGTTTGGGCTAGTtgatggcgtagacggtggtcatGGAGACGCCCAACTTTCCGAATGGAAATTCTTCGATCACGCTCAAGTGTCACTTTCTCGACTAGTACGTAAGCTATAGAGttcatatttgttttctttataactattgtatatattttaatgtatcaaatgatgaattaatttcaatcactcaaccttcataaattattgaattagtaggtgcttagatttcaatggatcactcGATAtagtagtattaaatattttcataaatatgataAGCTATAGCATAATATAATAACCTAAcgtttctacaaataaataataaagtttaaaaaaacaaaaacttatctGGCATTTTGAACCCTAAAAACAAACAATctcaaactaaataaatattttatttgatgtttgAGTAGTTCATTGTTCGGTTTTACAAAGTAGTAATTGAAATATAtggaacttttttaatatatatttttaaattgaaaattatgtaacaaaataacATCTAGGATGATTGCGATGAAGATAAGGGGACCAGATTTCTGAAAGGAAAATCCAGGACAATTTCCATATGGCGGTAAAAACAAGCAAACAAATGGATGACATCATCAACAATCCTACCCCTGAGgaagacaaaaatatcaaaataaattagggTGGATTTTTTGGTCAGAAGTTTTTTACTCATAACAGAATACTGAACTTTTCATTTTACGACACAAAATCTGGCAATCAAAAATAAGATTGACCTTACTGTGATATACGTATACATTCCCTTCCACCTCAGGTGTTTGGATAGAATGAGTGTTCAAGATACTCGTAACAGGAGTATCTCCGGCGATGCGTAAAAGGACTAAAATACTAACTGGTGTTTTAGTTTGCACACATTTTCCCCATTCAGTGTCAAAATTAGAGACATTTTTCGTGACAAGTCAGCCAAATAGAGCACTTTTTCCAGATAAAAAGGACTTTTGGTCAACTTTGCTTAAGGGGTCAGGccaattgttattatttactc is part of the Lepeophtheirus salmonis chromosome 14, UVic_Lsal_1.4, whole genome shotgun sequence genome and harbors:
- the LOC121129684 gene encoding uncharacterized protein, with protein sequence MKSFQGIIYLTFMGACFGDKLSAYGGFPSEPLNQYSSGGLVGAGSSFLPLATSPVIVDPIAALEAALPGIPGEDYPILAEVPETSFSCEGQVEGGYYADPDTECQAFHVCAADGEGGLAKYSFLCGNGTIFNQEAFICDWWFNFDCSQATALYSKNEEIAAERSAASGAAGGLIGSGSAPNSYGAPAPSGTGYPAPGPGPAPSAYGSPAPSPRPAPRPGPAPSGYGSPAPAPRPAPGLAPSSYGSPAPRPAPRPAPRPASAPRPSPVPSVYGSPAARPAPAPFAYGSPARIPSPIPVPQQPFYLS